A window of the Leptospira bourretii genome harbors these coding sequences:
- a CDS encoding STAS domain-containing protein, with amino-acid sequence MLKHEVKDGKLVVYLEGRLDVSVANEVEEGLMELIDNAGHRKVLLNMKDVEYMSSSGFRACISTLRKLNSKEGSLKISNIKPAVKRIFDVIELTSLFDIYDSEDAALKAF; translated from the coding sequence GTGCTGAAACACGAAGTGAAAGACGGAAAACTAGTCGTTTATCTGGAAGGTCGATTGGACGTTTCTGTGGCAAATGAAGTGGAAGAGGGCCTTATGGAACTCATCGATAATGCTGGACATAGAAAGGTCCTCTTAAACATGAAAGATGTCGAATATATGTCTTCTTCCGGGTTTAGAGCTTGTATTTCCACTCTAAGAAAACTCAATTCAAAAGAGGGTTCTCTTAAAATCTCCAATATCAAACCTGCGGTCAAACGTATCTTTGATGTCATTGAACTTACTTCTCTTTTTGATATCTACGATTCAGAAGATGCAGCGCTCAAAGCGTTCTAA
- a CDS encoding indole-3-glycerol-phosphate synthase (involved in tryptophan biosynthesis; amino acid biosynthesis; converts 1-(2-carboxyphenylamino)-1-deoxy-D-ribulose 5-phosphate to C(1)-(3-indolyl)-glycerol 3-phosphat), whose translation MNPVLHKIVETKHEEILQAKGRSLPARKVPIRPWESNLKTSSISVIAECKKGSPSSGVLRPNYDPVEIASIYESSGAGAISVLTDSKYFFGSLTDLASVAESVSIPVIRKDFIIDPLQIEEAYSYGASAILLIVRILTPKELSSLHSFAKNLGLAVLVETHNKEEVKIALGSGATTIGINTRDLDTFQIHKNLIEEIAQELDDSIIRVAESGISSFNDWQKYKGIVDSMLVGTYFMKSKDIAKDFRSLLSGI comes from the coding sequence TTGAATCCAGTTTTACATAAGATCGTTGAGACCAAACATGAAGAGATCCTGCAAGCAAAGGGTAGGTCTCTTCCCGCTCGCAAAGTTCCCATTCGTCCATGGGAATCAAATCTCAAAACGAGTTCTATTTCAGTCATAGCAGAATGCAAAAAAGGAAGTCCTAGTTCGGGAGTTCTTCGGCCAAATTATGATCCTGTAGAAATTGCCTCCATCTATGAATCCTCGGGGGCTGGTGCGATTTCTGTTCTCACCGACTCAAAGTATTTTTTTGGATCGTTAACGGATTTAGCTTCTGTGGCAGAGTCTGTTTCCATTCCTGTGATTCGTAAAGATTTCATTATTGATCCTCTGCAAATTGAAGAGGCTTATTCTTATGGAGCTTCTGCGATTTTACTCATTGTACGAATCCTTACTCCAAAAGAATTATCGTCTTTACATAGTTTTGCGAAAAATTTAGGTCTTGCTGTCCTTGTCGAAACACACAACAAAGAGGAAGTAAAAATTGCCTTGGGCTCTGGTGCCACAACCATCGGCATCAATACTAGGGATTTAGACACTTTTCAGATTCATAAAAACCTTATCGAAGAAATTGCGCAAGAACTGGATGATTCTATCATTCGGGTTGCGGAATCGGGTATCTCAAGTTTTAACGATTGGCAAAAATACAAAGGTATCGTAGATTCTATGTTAGTTGGGACTTACTTTATGAAAAGTAAGGACATTGCAAAAGATTTTCGTTCTCTTTTGTCCGGAATCTAA